A single genomic interval of Zingiber officinale cultivar Zhangliang chromosome 4A, Zo_v1.1, whole genome shotgun sequence harbors:
- the LOC121973387 gene encoding polyamine oxidase 3-like, which yields MGAAWLHGVCNENPLASWIGRLGLPIYRTSGDNSVLYDHDLESYALFDGDGHQVPQDLVEKVGQVFETILEEANKLRYETNEDMSIAQAIKLVMERHSI from the exons ATGGGAGCAGCCTG GTTGCATGGTGTCTGCAACGAGAATCCATTGGCATCTTGGATTGGAAGACTTGGTCTACCAATTTATCGAACTTCTGGTGACAATTCTGTCTTGTATGATCATGACTTGGAGAG CTACGCACTCTTTGATGGTGATGGACATCAAGTGCCTCAAGATCTAGTGGAAAAAGTTGGTCAGGTGTTTGAAACCATTCTGGAAGAG GCTAACAAACTCAGGTATGAAACAAATGAAGACATGTCTATAGCACAGGCTATTAAGCTAGTCATGGAGAGGCATTCAATATGA